The window CGTTCTTCCCCGATGTTCTCGGACTCAACTCGCTTCGGGCAAGTCTTGTGGGCCGAAACCTTTTATCCATTGACAACTACAGCGGATATGATCCCGAAATCAATGTCAGTGGACAAAGCACAGTTGTAAGAGGCTTTGACTTTGTTGAGATTCCCGCACCCCGTACGTTCTCCCTCGGATTAACCGCTAATTTTTAAGACCGAATACTATGAGATTGAACCATTTTAAGAAAACCATAATTCCGGGTCTGCTGCTCTTCGCCTTTACGCTGAGCGGATGTGACCTCGATGTGACAAATCCGAATACCGCTTCGGAAGAAGAGGTCTTGAATACCAGGGAAGGGATCATTAACCTTGCTACTGGTATTCAGGCCTATCATGCCACCTCATTCCTGGAGGCTTCGGTGGTCGATCCCGGTCTGACCACTTTTGAGCTGGCCACAATCACCACATTGGCCAATTATCTGGAAATGGAGTCCGGCGGGACCGACCTCCAGAATGATAACCCCAACGTGCTGCGTGTCTGGTCGCGCTCATACCGGCTTATGAATATGGCCGAACAGCTCATCGAAAACACCGGCGGGGTGGAACTGGCACCCGGCACCCAAAGCGGGATCATCGCACTGGCGCATTTCCACAAGGCAGCTGCTCTGGGTGTTCTTGGTCAGAATTTCGCTGGTGGAGCACTGAATACCGATCAGACGGAAAATGCCGGGATCGTGGATCGCATGGAGCTTTTTGCCGAAGCCGTGAGTCTGCTTGATGATGCGATTGACCTGATCCGGGACACTCCCATATCCGCCGAGTTTGAAAACCGGATCCAGGGAGATGATTTTGATCTGGAAAACACGCTGCTTGCCTACAAAGCCCGCTTCCTGCTGTTTTCCGGTGAATATCAGGCCGCTTACGATGCCGCTGGCGAAGTCGACCTGAGTGCATCCTCCTGGTTCTCGCTGGACGCCCAGAACCGGAACCCCATCTATAATATCTACAGCGTAACCGGACTCGAATATGTTGCTCCGCGCACCGGGTTCGGGACACCGCTTTTAGAGGATGGTGATGCACGGCTGGAGTTCTATATGGAGGAAACAGAGGAGACCAGCGTGAATGACGTTCCGATCGGTGAGCTTCGCGGATTCTTCGAAACCGAATCATCCAACATCCCCGCATATCTGGCCGGTGAGATGATGTTGATTCAAGCCGAGGCCGTTGCCAATCTTCAGAGTCCGGCCGATGCCGTGCCTTACATCGACATGGTGCGAACCAAAACCGCGGACGACGATCCGTATGATCTCGGGGCCGACCTGGACGCCTATGACGGTGACACCGATATGGACAGTATCATGGAGGAGATTTACCGCCAGCGTGCTGCCGAGCTTTATCTCACCGGAATGCGTTTCGAGGACAGCCGGAGACTGGGCCGCCCGGGACCGAATGATGCAAATCCGGAGCGAAATCGCACATTCTATCCCTATCCGGAGCGCGAGCGTCTGAATAATCCGGATAATGTACCTCCAAATCCATCGATTTGATCGCAGTGAATGGATGTCATCAGACCGGTGTCATCAGAAAATGACATCTGCTGATTAACAGGCTATCATTCCGGGTGTTTTTCGCACCCCGGGTGATGGCCTTTTTTTAATCTCTGATCAGCTTGTTGATCATGCCGTTGAAAATGAAGAAGTGAAACGGCAGGACCATGTACCAGTACAGACGCCCCCACACACCGCGCGGGCGGTAGGTTGCCTCCTGAATGAGTTTGTCCCCCTCGATCCGGAACTCAAGCCACGCTTCCCCGGGCA of the Natronogracilivirga saccharolytica genome contains:
- a CDS encoding RagB/SusD family nutrient uptake outer membrane protein, whose translation is MRLNHFKKTIIPGLLLFAFTLSGCDLDVTNPNTASEEEVLNTREGIINLATGIQAYHATSFLEASVVDPGLTTFELATITTLANYLEMESGGTDLQNDNPNVLRVWSRSYRLMNMAEQLIENTGGVELAPGTQSGIIALAHFHKAAALGVLGQNFAGGALNTDQTENAGIVDRMELFAEAVSLLDDAIDLIRDTPISAEFENRIQGDDFDLENTLLAYKARFLLFSGEYQAAYDAAGEVDLSASSWFSLDAQNRNPIYNIYSVTGLEYVAPRTGFGTPLLEDGDARLEFYMEETEETSVNDVPIGELRGFFETESSNIPAYLAGEMMLIQAEAVANLQSPADAVPYIDMVRTKTADDDPYDLGADLDAYDGDTDMDSIMEEIYRQRAAELYLTGMRFEDSRRLGRPGPNDANPERNRTFYPYPERERLNNPDNVPPNPSI